The following proteins are encoded in a genomic region of Drosophila willistoni isolate 14030-0811.24 chromosome 3R, UCI_dwil_1.1, whole genome shotgun sequence:
- the LOC6649870 gene encoding pH-sensitive chloride channel 2, whose protein sequence is MTKRNLGVIIMMMMMMICCQVELGAATGLDLKGLSLTIAGNGSIIPVSSNNSDTYDLILNITEVPLPDDCPSLSNANSLTQTELIARLTDNCRYDKLEPPINLTDNGEEQDPLDVYARFYIYVIKNLDSSDMQFMVQGLLQFRYSDSRLAFSSYAPNRKQPIMGEGRLRDLIWVPHVFLANAHSSSVLGTTEKDVVTTIYPDGTVLISTRIQATLYCWMNFQKFPFDEQKCSTILESWIYNTSVLQLHWEDTNPVTFDPQLQLTEYYLIGSLYNESVSVSDSFTMTHGALVGNYSTLSFSVLLTREVGYYIIDYFLPSIMIVTISWVSFWLQADQTPARTTLGCTTLLSFITLSLSQENNLSKVSYVTMSEVWFLVCTIFIFGSLVEFAFVNTIWRRNNNLELKKRTTKYIVKSTFVPNLKRNRRGYNRSNSTMSTCSMDKGNNGGQNNTVITIETPIVIGGGGGLSREDSAISLEESESSLGSASTASLTEKEKPAQTFATMTPKEVSLWIDRKMRFVFPLAFIIFNALFWTLVYCL, encoded by the exons ATGACTAAGAGAAACTTGGGTGTCAtcattatgatgatgatgatgatgatctgTTGCCAAGTGGAATTAGGTGCAGCAACAGGACTAGATCTAAAAGGACTTTCATTGACCATAG cTGGCAATGGCAGCATCATTCCAGTGTCCTCAAATAATTCGGATACTTATGATCTGATCCTTAATATAACAGAGGTTCCCCTGCCGGACGATTGCCCTTCGTTGAGCAATGCCAACTCATTGACACAAACTGAATTGATTGCTCGTCTGACTGACAATTGTCGATATGATAAACTCGAGCCACCCATCAATCTAACCGATAATGGCGAAGAGCAGGATCCATTGGATGTATATGCCCGTTTCTATATCTATGTGATCAAAAATCTCGACTCGAGCGATATGCAGTTTATGGTTCAGGGCTTATTGCAGTTTCGTTACTCTGACTCACGTCTGGCCTTCTCCTCCTATGCTCCGAATCGAAAGCAACCCATTATGGGTGAGGGAAGACTAAGGGATTTGATATGGGTGCCACATGTGTTTCTGGCCAATGCTCACAGTTCCAGTGTCCTGGGCACAACGGAGAAAGATGTTGTAACGACCATTTATCCTGACGGAACTGTCCTCATATCCACACGCATTCAGGCCACTCTATATTGTTGGATGAACTTCCAGAAGTTTCCGTTCGATGAGCAAAAGTGTTCCACCATTTTGGAGAGTTGGATTTATAACACATCGGTGCTGCAACTCCATTGGGAGGACACGAATCCAGTGACATTTGACCCACAATTGCAATTGACGGAATACTATCTAATTGGTTCGTTGTACAATGAATCTGTCAGTGTCTCGGATTCTTTTACCATGACCCATGGAGCTCTTGTGGGTAACTATAGTACCCTGAGTTTCAGTGTCCTGCTGACACGGGAAGTGGGCTACTATATAATTGATTATTTTCTGCCCTCCATTATGATTGTGACCATATCCTGGGTGTCCTTTTGGCTTCAGGCAGATCAAACGCCGGCACGAACCACCTTGGGTTGCACCACACTCCTCTCCTTCATCACTCTATCCCTGTCGCAGGAGAACAATCTATCCAAGGTTAGTTATGTAACCATGTCGGAGGTGTGGTTTCTGGTCTGcaccattttcatttttggcaGCCTCGTGGAGTTTGCCTTTGTGAATACGATCTGGCGACGTAATAATAATCTAGAGCTAAAGAAACGCACCACCAAATACATTGTGAAATCGACATTTGTGCCCAATTTGAAACGGAATCGTCGTGGCTACAATCGGAGCAACAGCACCATGAGCACCTGCAGCATGGACAAGGGCAATAATGGTGGTCAGAATAATACAGTCATCACCATTGAGACGCCAATTGTaattggtggtggtggtggtctGAGTCGAGAGGATTCGGCCATTAGCCTGGAGGAGAGTGAAAGTAGCCTGGGCTCTGCCTCAACGGCGAGTCTTACGGAAAAGGAGAAACCAGCACAAACATTTGCCACCATGACCCCCAAAGAGGTATCCCTGTGGATAGATCGCAAAATGCGTTTCGTCTTTCCATTGGCATTTATCATATTCAATGCCTTATTCTGGACCTTGGTCTATTGTCTCTAA